The region TGCAATCTAATGTGAAAGGTGCTGATTAATGTGAACCATATAAAAGAAAATAAACGCAGCTCTCATTTTATGTTGACCCCTGAAACCAAAGAAAAAATTAAGATTATTGCTAAAGAAGAAAATATATCGCAAGCGAATGCAGTCGAATTAATGGTTAATACTTATTTTGAGAGTAGAGAAGAAGAACATCTTTTATTAAAACAAACCATTTCCAAATTAATAGATGAAAAAATGGAACCAATGAATGAAAAATTAAGAACACTACAAGTTACCGGTAATGTTATTGACCGAGATACAAAAATCTTATTGGAATTTATGAACCATTATTACCTGGTGAATAAGTTTAATAAGCTGGCTACTACGGAAGATTATAAAACAAAAGGATTACAGCAGGCGGAGGATTTAATTCAAAAACGTATCCATAAGCAGCGAAAGAAAAAGCTAGATTATGAACAACGGAAACAACAAGAAAGGACTGAATAAAGTATGAGTCCTGCGGTTGTATTGCGAACTAAATTTGTAACATCTCATTCAAGAGCATTTAATGACTACGTTAATTATATTGATCGTGACGATGCAAAAGGACATGTTCATGTGAATGAATCATCCAAAGACAAGGATGATTTTTTAGTTTTCTTTGATTTTATGGATTACATGGATGATAGAGAAAAACAAGGGGAATTATTCACGAATCGTAACGATAAATTGAGTTTAGATGAAAAGAAAACATTGAAAGAACAATTTCAATTAGCTCAAAAAAATAATTCTCCCATGTGGCAGGATGTGATTAGTTTTGATAATGGTTGGCTGGCAAAACAGGATATTTATTTTCCAGAATCGCACACGGTTGATGAAGAAAAAATGCGTGACATGGTGCGAAAAACCATGAATACTGTTTTGCAATCAGAAGGGATGGAGAAATCAGCTATCTGGACAGCATCCCTGCATTACAATACCGATAATATTCATGTGCATGTGGCAACCGTTGAACCGCATCCAACAAGAGAACGTATGAATGTGTTGGATGAAGAAACCGGTGTCTGGCATGAGGAATATCGAGCAAAACGGAAACCAAAAACGCTGGAAAAAATGAAATCCAATGTTGCTAATATGTTGATGGACAGGACCAATGAACGAAATAGGATAGATGAATTATTGCGTGGAACCATCCAGCATAAGAAAGAAAATCAGGTATCGTTAGCAACCTATCAAAAAACAAAAGAGTTATTTAAAGAAGGGATAAAACATCTTCCTTCTGATAAAAGACAATGGAAATATGGATATCAATCCATTAATGCAGCAAGACCTTACATTGATGAAATAACAGACATTTATTTGCAGCAGTTTCATGCGGATGATCTGGAACAATTGCATCAACAATTGGATGGAGAAGTGGAAGTCATGAAAGAAATGTACGGTGAAGAGAGTAATTATGACCGGTATAAACAAACAAAGCTAGATGATCTAAAGAAGCGTATGGGTAATGTAGTACTTGCTGAAATGCGTGCATATGATAAAGAACAAAATAATTTCAAGTCACAATACAAGCAAATGAATAAACAGACTTTATTTCAGCAATCGTGGCAGCCGGATCAATTTGATAATCAGGCTGTCACTTCTTTTCGTGTTTCTTTAATTCGATTACAAAAAGCAATGCGGAAAACATTTCAGGACTATGAAAAAGAAAAGAATCAACGGGAGTTCGATCAGATGATGGAAGGATATGAAATGTAACTATTTGAAGAAAGAAGGGAGATGCTATGCAAAACATATACTTGTTTATAACGGATCATGAAGCACTCTTATTGAAAATGATAGGGGTGCTTTTATTTGTGTTATTTGTTGAACCGTATATCTGGAAGTTTGTTAAATGAAAACAACATTATTAATGCTGATTCAATACTAAAATAATTTGTAAGGAAAGGAGAACAAGCACATGAGTCAAGATAATAGGTGGTTACATGATTTAAGGGAAGCATTTATTAAATATAACAACGAGGAATTTAATGTTACTCCCGATGATGCATTATTAACGCTGGCGACAGCAAATGACATAACGGAATCTTCGACGATTAGCATCGGCTATACTACTATGGAAGATCATGAGGATTATGAACTGACTGCTGTAATAGATTTAGAACAAAAACAATTCATTACTACGGTTAATGGTGCTAATTATGAGGAAAAGGAAGTGCTACAATATCAAAGCTATCAAGACATTATAGATGATTTACAGACATGTACATTCGATGATTTCATGCGTAATGACTTCGATTACGATAAGATTATTCAAAAGGATAAACAAATGGGATTGCAGAATAAGTCAAAAGAGGAACGTGATATGGTTGTTTTACATGATCTTGGTATAAGTATACATGAATTAATCCAAGATAAAGAATTTTACCTTTCTGTAACAGACTTATATGATACAAATAAAACAGATGACATTACAATTAGTGCGTTGGAGCCTGATGATATTGGCAGTGATTACGCATTTTATATTTTTAGTGAAAATCACGGTTTAAGTTCTCTTGACCATTTAATCCAGTTCCCAGAATATCCAAATGGTGAGATGAAAGAACAGGTTCTGCAACAACAATTAGCAAAAAAAGTAGAGCTTTACACCTATGATGGAACGTTTGAAGTGGATGCAGAGTGGCTAGAAAAAAACATTGAAGATATGGAGCTGGGTGAATTTTTAAATTCGTATACGTGGGATGAAGCTGAATGGCTGCGTGACTTACATGCAAAAGAACAAAATGAAAAAGGAATTTCTAAGAAAACGGAACCAGATATGGAGATGTAAGGGCTTCTGAAAAGGAGTCCTCACTATTTTAGAAAAGGTGATAATAAATGGGACTTACATTAATAATGGCTGAAAAGCCGAGTCAGGCTCGGTCTTATGCAGATGCATTTGATGTTAAAAACAAAACGAAAACTTACATTGAATTAAAACCCTGCAGCATTTTTCCGGAAGGCGCAACGATTACATGGGGAGTCGGACATTTAGTGTCATTAAAAATGCCTGGTGAATATAAGGAGGAATGGCAAATGTGGAATTTAAAGAATTTGCCTATTTTCCCTGATACATTCGAGTATAAGGTATCATCGAATGTGAAAGATCAATTCAAGGCAGTGAAGAAATTATTTGATGCTGCAACGACTCTTATTAACGCCTGTGATGTAGACAGGGAAGGCAGCAACATATTTTATTCGACATTGTATATGACCGGTTATAAAAACAGTCAAAAACCGATTAAGCGTTTATGGATTAATTCATTGGAAAGAGATGAAGTCAAAAAAGGTTTTACAAAACTATTGGATAATCAAAAAGATATATTAATGTATGAGGAAGCGAAAGCTCGACAACAAGCCGATTGGTTGGTCGGCATGAATGCCAGCCAACTTTACACATTGCTTTTACAGCAAAAAGGATATTCCGGAAGCCTTTCAATTGGAAGAGTTCAATCGCCAACCGTTTATTTGATTTATCAGCGACAGAAAGAGATTGATAACTTTGTAACCCAACCGTTTTTTGAAATTGAAGCGACATTTACAGCTGAACAGGGTTATTATAAAGGGAAGGCGAATGTAAAGGAAGATGCCAAAGAGAAGGTGCAAGCTTTATTAGATCAATACCGGATAGCCGGAAAAGAACAAGGTGTCGTTGCTTCTGTTGAAAAGAATGAAAAACGGAAAAAGGCTTCAAAACTTCATTCCTTATCTACCTTGCAAAGTAAAGCGAATAAACAATGGAAGTATAGTCCGAAAAAAGTACTGGACATCGTTCAACGGTTGTATGATAAGAAGGTTCTTTCTTATCCACGTACCGATTGTAACTATATTACAGACAGCGAATTTGCGTATTTAAAGGATAATTTGAAGGAATATCAATGTGTTCTTCAAGTAGAATTTACGCCGAAGACATTAGAGCCAAACAAACGCTTTGTGGATGGAGCAAAGGTAGAAGAGCATTACGCGATAATTCCCACGAAAACGATTCCTTCTGAAAAAACATTGCAAAGTTTTTCAGATGAAGAACGAAATATTTATCGTGAAGTAGTGGCAACCATGTTAGGAATGTTTCATGAAGATTATATCTATGAAGAAACAACGATCCTCACACATGTGAATGGCCTTCCGTTTAAATCGACTGGGAAAACCGAAAAAGTGAAGGGATGGCAAACCTTGTTTCCCGCAAAAAAACAGGATAAAGAAGAAAAAGAGAAGGAAGCTGTTCTTCCTAATGTGTCGGAAAAGGAAACGGTTCAAGGGGATATACGTATCAAAGAAAGGAAAACAAAGCCTCCGAAGCCGTACAGTGAAGGGCAGCTTATTAACATGATGAAAACATGTGGTAAGCACGTTGAACAGGATGAAGATGTCGAGATTCTCAAAGAGATTGAAGGACTTGGTACCGAAGCCACTCGAAGTGGTATTATTGAACGGATTAAGCAGCAGAAATACGTTGAGATTAAAAAGAATGTGGCTACCGTTACAGACAAAGGAAAAATCTTATGTGAAGCGATTGAAGGAACATTGCTTTCCAGTCCGACCATGACTGCTAAATGGGAAAGTTACCTTACGAAAATCGGAAAAGGAGAAGGTGCTTCCCATGTTTTTATGGATAAAATCAAACAGTTTATTCAGCAGCAGATACACGAGACCCCTGATAAGTTAAATGGCAAAGAAATACAAGAGAAAATACAGACCCAGCAACACGCTAATAGCATTGGAAGATGTCCATTATGCAATGGTGATATTCAAGATAAAGGAAAGTTTTACGGTTGTTCCGGTTACAAAGATGGCTGCACATTTACACTGCCTAAAAGGTTTTTAGGAAAAACCATTAGTGCAGCTAATATGAAAAAGATACTTGCTGGTAGTAAAACGAGTCTTATAAAAGGATTTAAGAGCAAAAAAGGAAAAACATTTAATGCTTATTTACGTTATGACAGCAATGAAGGACGACTTAAGCCAGAATTTCAGAAGGGATGATAACGAATGGATTTATATGTAGACGGGAAATACAAAGTAGTGGATGTTGGCTATGTGAAGGAAATAAAAGATACCAGTGTTGTGTTTATCGTAAAAGATGGAGATATTGAAATGGATGTGGACGATGTAACATTAGATGCTATTCAAACGATTGTTGAAGCTGACGAGGAGGCATTAATCCCATTAGACTTCGAAACAAAAACGGTAATCTTAGACGGTGAACCAGTATAAGTTCAATCATTTTCATGAATCAAGGCTTCCATTCTTTTGGAAGTCTTTTTTTCTTTTAATGATTTGTATGGTTGATAACAATGCACATCATTCTTCTGCATTAACGAGGAAGTGGATGAAACATTATATGAAAGAAAATTTGAGTGAGGGCTTCTAAATAAGGAGTCCTCCCTTATTTTGAAGGAGGTATTATTTATGAATGAAAAAGAAATCTTCGTAGGAAATCAGAACGTTTATGTCATTCACGATTTGGAATTAGACGTCGAATTTGATTATATATCACAGGAGGAACATACAGCAGCAATTCTTGAATTAGAGGAACATATTCATGAACAAAGGCTTCAACCAACTGTTCCGGATAATGGCTATATCAATGCACATGAGGATGCCATTATTTATCATACAGAAAGCGGTACTATTCATTATGCTTCCAGTCTTGAAAGCAATCCGGCCAAAGATCAACGCACGGAACATATACTCCATCAATTTTATAAAGATTGCCTTTCCTTTTGGAACCAAGAGAAAGAGCGAAGTTCCGGCTTCGCACGTGCTAAAAGTCCAGAGCGACTTGCAGTGCAGGATGTTTCTTTTTTAAAACATGACCCAACAGTACCTATTGGTGATTTGCTTGACGAAAATACGAAATTAGCTTGGTTAAAGGATAAAAATGAAGAATTGGATGTGCTGGAAAAGCCTACTGTCATTCTGGATAAACAAACAGGTGGTTATTCCATATATACGAATATGGAAGATTTATTTGAAGCATGTAAGCAAAATACCTTAAACCATCTTGCTGGACTGGAAGATGAATATGCATATCAACTTGGGGAATTTGAAGCATTTACACTGAAAGATAAAGAAGTATTTATAACAGATAAATATGAATATGCTTTGCTGGAACCAACACAAGAAAACATAAAAGAGTGGGAAACGTTTCATTATACAAAGTGGAAACATGGGGTTTCTAATCATGAAACAGAAAAATCATCCGAACCAGGAATGGAAATGTAAGGGCTTCTACACAGGAGTCCTTCTTTTTATGTTGAGGAGGTTAAACACATGAAACGAAAATCATTTGAACAAAAGCGTGAGGAAGTAAGGCAGTTAACGGAGGACATGAATGATTCCATTGATTCATACTTTCAGAGTGAAGAAAATCTAGCGGAATACCTGCAATTCATGACACAATTTCACCAGTACTCATTGCGTAATACCGCTTTAATTCAAAGCCAATTTGAAGGGGCCCAAGCTGTAGGTAGCTATAAATTCTGGAAAGAAAAAGGATTTCAAGTGCAAAAAGGAGAAAAAGCTCTCAAAATTCTTGTACCAAATAAATCAGCACCTAAATTCAAGGATCATAACAGTAAATGGAAAAATATGAAGTATGCAACAGAACAGGAGAAAGATAAGATTGAAAAAGGGGAATTAGAGAAACGAAAAAGTAAATTATACTTTTCCACTGGCAATGTATTTGACATAAGTCAAACCAATGCAAAAGCTCGTGATCTGCCGGAAATTTTTCCAAATAAATGGATGGAAGGGGATGTAAAGCATTATGATGTGATGTTAGATGCTATGCATCAAATTGGTGAAAAAATGGATGTTTCGATTGGAAAGCCGTTTGAAGAACTAGGGGCAGCAAAAGGGGCTTTTTATCATGCAGCCGGTGATATAAATAATGGTCATATAGGCTTGAATCCACGTAATGGAGAATTACAAAATGTAAAGACGATGTTGCATGAGCTCTGCCATGCAAAACGGCATAACCCGCAAAATGATGATTATAAAGCT is a window of Virgibacillus ihumii DNA encoding:
- a CDS encoding ArdC-like ssDNA-binding domain-containing protein; this encodes MKRKSFEQKREEVRQLTEDMNDSIDSYFQSEENLAEYLQFMTQFHQYSLRNTALIQSQFEGAQAVGSYKFWKEKGFQVQKGEKALKILVPNKSAPKFKDHNSKWKNMKYATEQEKDKIEKGELEKRKSKLYFSTGNVFDISQTNAKARDLPEIFPNKWMEGDVKHYDVMLDAMHQIGEKMDVSIGKPFEELGAAKGAFYHAAGDINNGHIGLNPRNGELQNVKTMLHELCHAKRHNPQNDDYKAMPAEEKEYQAEMTAYAVANYFDIDTSDYSLPYLANWTQDKEMKDKTNLLEGVRETAIEFIHEIEPELIKEREKEHAQESVKNYEDGLYWYEMLHRPVSLGCQPKGFVDFMEDKGNHGILAYERELTEKELSDFEMQEWDIDQEKEKQQTNELTKRQELEMELEM
- a CDS encoding type IA DNA topoisomerase; protein product: MGLTLIMAEKPSQARSYADAFDVKNKTKTYIELKPCSIFPEGATITWGVGHLVSLKMPGEYKEEWQMWNLKNLPIFPDTFEYKVSSNVKDQFKAVKKLFDAATTLINACDVDREGSNIFYSTLYMTGYKNSQKPIKRLWINSLERDEVKKGFTKLLDNQKDILMYEEAKARQQADWLVGMNASQLYTLLLQQKGYSGSLSIGRVQSPTVYLIYQRQKEIDNFVTQPFFEIEATFTAEQGYYKGKANVKEDAKEKVQALLDQYRIAGKEQGVVASVEKNEKRKKASKLHSLSTLQSKANKQWKYSPKKVLDIVQRLYDKKVLSYPRTDCNYITDSEFAYLKDNLKEYQCVLQVEFTPKTLEPNKRFVDGAKVEEHYAIIPTKTIPSEKTLQSFSDEERNIYREVVATMLGMFHEDYIYEETTILTHVNGLPFKSTGKTEKVKGWQTLFPAKKQDKEEKEKEAVLPNVSEKETVQGDIRIKERKTKPPKPYSEGQLINMMKTCGKHVEQDEDVEILKEIEGLGTEATRSGIIERIKQQKYVEIKKNVATVTDKGKILCEAIEGTLLSSPTMTAKWESYLTKIGKGEGASHVFMDKIKQFIQQQIHETPDKLNGKEIQEKIQTQQHANSIGRCPLCNGDIQDKGKFYGCSGYKDGCTFTLPKRFLGKTISAANMKKILAGSKTSLIKGFKSKKGKTFNAYLRYDSNEGRLKPEFQKG
- the mobP2 gene encoding MobP2 family relaxase, giving the protein MSPAVVLRTKFVTSHSRAFNDYVNYIDRDDAKGHVHVNESSKDKDDFLVFFDFMDYMDDREKQGELFTNRNDKLSLDEKKTLKEQFQLAQKNNSPMWQDVISFDNGWLAKQDIYFPESHTVDEEKMRDMVRKTMNTVLQSEGMEKSAIWTASLHYNTDNIHVHVATVEPHPTRERMNVLDEETGVWHEEYRAKRKPKTLEKMKSNVANMLMDRTNERNRIDELLRGTIQHKKENQVSLATYQKTKELFKEGIKHLPSDKRQWKYGYQSINAARPYIDEITDIYLQQFHADDLEQLHQQLDGEVEVMKEMYGEESNYDRYKQTKLDDLKKRMGNVVLAEMRAYDKEQNNFKSQYKQMNKQTLFQQSWQPDQFDNQAVTSFRVSLIRLQKAMRKTFQDYEKEKNQREFDQMMEGYEM